ATCGACAAACTTCATTTGACACAATCGGCATTGAGTCATCAGCTGAAGGAAGCAGAATATCAATTGGGAACTGCCATTTTTCTTCGAACCAATAAAAAACTGGTTTTGACCAAAGCCGGCGAAAAAATCTACGATCTCGCCAACGAAATCCTGAACAAACTCACAGAAACCGAAAACCAAATCAAACAGATGGTTTATGGTGAACATGGCGAAATCAGGATCAGTACAGAGTGCTTTTCAAGTTATCACTGGCTTCCATCGGTTTTGAAGCAGTTTCATCTTTTGTATCCGAATGTGGAGCTGAAAATAGTGATTGAAGCAACTCATATTCCGTTGCAGAAACTTTTGGACAACACCATTGATATCGCCATTATAAGTGATCCGATTAAAGACAGCAATATAAAATACACCGAACTTTTTCAGGATGAAGTGATGATGGTCGTTTCTGAAAATCATACCTGGGCAGATAAAAAGTACGTTGTTGCAGAAGATTTCATCAATGAACATCTGATTATTCATTCGCTGCCGATGGAAACCGTTACCATTCATCAGTTTCTTTTGGCTCCAGCCAAAGTGACTCCGAAGAAAATAACCCCAATGCCTTTAACAGAAGCGTCTTTGGAAATGGTAAAAGCCGATATGGGGGTGATGTCAATGGCAAAATGGGCCGTTCAGCCTCACTTGAAATCCAGTCCGATCAAAGCAATTAAAGTTGGGAAAAATGGCTTAAAGAGAAAACACTTTATCGCCACAAGAGCGAATGAACATTATCCGGACTATTTCAATCATTTTATCAGCTTTCTACAAACCGAAATCAACCTCCAATGGAATATTCAATAAGAAACTGTGAAATAAACGATCTGCCAAAATTAGTTGTTCTCTGTCAAAAACATGCAGAATTCGAGAAAGCCGATTATGATCCTGAAGGAAAAGAAGAAGGCTTGAAAAAAGAACTTTTTAATGAAAATCCTAAATTGTTTTGCTTAGTTGTTGCTGCAAAACAAACAATCGTTGGTTATGTATCCTATACTTTTGATTTTTCAACCTGGGATGCTTCGACATTTCTGTACATGGATTGCCTGTTTCTCGAAGAAGAAGTCCGAAGTTTCGGAATTGGCGAAATTTTAATCGAACAATTAAAAGAAATCGCAATCAAAAATAAATGTGTAAATATTCAGTGGCAAACACCGGAATTCAACACAAGAGCCATTAAATTTTACAATCGAATGGGCGCAAAAGGAAAAGATAAAGTGAGATTTACTTTAACTTTGTGAAAAATTTAATTTCGCAAAGACGCAAAGTTTTTTCACAATCTTTGCCACTTTGCGAGATTATTAATTAAATCTCAAAAAATGACAAAAATAAGCATATTAGGCTGTGGATGGCTCGGACTTCCTCTGGCAAAAAGACTAATCGAAAAAGGAAATTCAGTAAACGGATCCACAACTTCAGAAAACAAACTTCCGATTTTAAAGGATGCGGGAATAAATCCGTTTTTAGTTACGCTTGAAAGCGAAAGTGTTTCTGAAAACATCAATGCTTTTTTAGCGGAAAGCGAAGTCCTGATTATTGATATTCCACCAAAACTGAGAGCGGTCAATCCGGATTCTGAAAAGAAAGTTTTTGTCGAAAAAATCAAAAACCTGATTCCGTTTGTAGAGAAATCATCAGTCAAAAAAGTGCTTTTTATAAGTTCAACTTCGGTTTATGGAGATGAAAATGATTTGATAACAGAAGAAACAACTCCAAATCCCGAAACTGAAAGTGGCAAACAATTGCTTTTGGCAGAGGAAATGCTGCAGAAAAATCAAAATTTTAAAACCACTATTCTGCGTTTTGGCGGATTAATTGGTAAAGATCGTCATCCTGTTACTTCGTTATCAGGAAAAGAAAACTTAGCAAATGCAGATGCTCCCGTAAACCTGATTCATCAAAACGATTGCATCAACATCATCGAAGAAATTATAAACCAATCAAAATGGAATGAAGTCTTTAATGCATCAGCACCTTTTCATCCAACCAGAAAGGATTATTACACAGAAAAAGCAAAAGAACAAAACCTAATTTTGCCAAATTTCAGCGCTGAAAAATCGAATAGTAGAAAGGTTATTTCAAGCAAGAAAATTGAAACCGTTTTGGATTATCAATTTAAACTGGAAAATTATTGAACCGTATAAGTTATATAAGTTCATATAAAGCAAATTTGCATAAAGCTTAACTGAACTTATATAACTTATATGGTTAAAAAAACATTTACGAACTTTGTGTTTAAACTAAATTCATGGAAACAGTTTATATCAATTCGCCTCTCGGTATCACCAAAATTATTGGTGATACAAATGGTATTTCAGTAATTTCTGTTTCTGATGTTGGTACAAATGAAATCTCAGAGACAATTCCCGAAGTTTTAAAAGATGCTGTTTCACAGTTAGACGAATATTTCAAAGGAAAAAGAACTGATTTCAATTTAAAACTAAACCCAAAAGGAACCGAATTTCAACAGAAAGTCTGGAAAGCTTTACTCGAGATTCCATACGGAAAAACAGTAAGCTACATGGATCAGACTAAAAAACTCGGAGATATAAAAGCGATTCGGGCTGTAGCATCTGCAAATGGCAAAAATCCGCTTTGGATTGTCGTTCCATGTCATCGGGTTATTGGCACTAACGGCTCCCTTACGGGTTACGCCGGAGAAATATGGCGCAAAAAATGGCTTTTGGAACATGAAAGCCCGACTGCACAGCAAAGTTTGTTTTAGTTTGCCACGAATTTCACTAATTTGCACGAATTAAAAAAATCCTAAATTAAAATTCACCGATAATTTATTGTATTACAATTCTTATATTATAATCAAATTAGTGTACATTTATTTTAAAAAAGAATTAGCGTAAATTCGTGAAATTCGCGGCAAAAAACATTATGATTGAAAAAATAAACCTCAACAACATTTTATTTCTTGATATAGAAACTGTTCCTGAAGAAGAAAACTTCAATTCGCTCGATCCGGAAATGCAGTCCCTTTGGGATTTAAAAACGCAATACCAACGAAAAGAAGAATTTACCCCTGAAGAATTTTACGATCGTGCCGGAATCTGGGCAGAGTTTGGAAAGATTATTTGTATTTCGGTTGGATATTTTACAATCAAAGGAGATATTCGGAATTTCAGGGTAACTTCTTTTTTTGGAGAAGAAAAAAAAATCCTGAAAGACTTTAATAATCTGCTGAACAATCATTTCAATCAGCCACAGCATCTTTTATGCGGACACAATGCTAAAGAATTTGATATACCATTTCTCGCACGCCGAATGATTATCAACCAGATTGCAATTCCGGACAAACTGAATTTATTCGGTAAAAAACCATGGGAAATTCCGCATCTGGATACTTTAGAATTATGGAAGTTTGGTGATTACAAACACTTTACTTCTTTAAAATTACTAACCAAAATTCTTGGTGTTCCTTCTCCAAAAGGCGATATCGACGGAAGTCAGGTAGCACATGTCTATTATGTAGAAAAAGACATTGACCGGATTGTAACCTATTGTGAAAAAGATACGATTGCTGTCGCACAGATTTTCCTTCGTTTACGGCGTGAAGATTTATTGATTGAGGAAGAAATTATTCATGTATAGTTTATTTTGAGTTACTAAGGTTTTGAAACGCAAAA
The Flavobacterium flavigenum genome window above contains:
- a CDS encoding GNAT family N-acetyltransferase; the encoded protein is MEYSIRNCEINDLPKLVVLCQKHAEFEKADYDPEGKEEGLKKELFNENPKLFCLVVAAKQTIVGYVSYTFDFSTWDASTFLYMDCLFLEEEVRSFGIGEILIEQLKEIAIKNKCVNIQWQTPEFNTRAIKFYNRMGAKGKDKVRFTLTL
- a CDS encoding LysR family transcriptional regulator, translated to MEIRHLKLIKAIVEEGSITKAIDKLHLTQSALSHQLKEAEYQLGTAIFLRTNKKLVLTKAGEKIYDLANEILNKLTETENQIKQMVYGEHGEIRISTECFSSYHWLPSVLKQFHLLYPNVELKIVIEATHIPLQKLLDNTIDIAIISDPIKDSNIKYTELFQDEVMMVVSENHTWADKKYVVAEDFINEHLIIHSLPMETVTIHQFLLAPAKVTPKKITPMPLTEASLEMVKADMGVMSMAKWAVQPHLKSSPIKAIKVGKNGLKRKHFIATRANEHYPDYFNHFISFLQTEINLQWNIQ
- a CDS encoding 3'-5' exonuclease produces the protein MIEKINLNNILFLDIETVPEEENFNSLDPEMQSLWDLKTQYQRKEEFTPEEFYDRAGIWAEFGKIICISVGYFTIKGDIRNFRVTSFFGEEKKILKDFNNLLNNHFNQPQHLLCGHNAKEFDIPFLARRMIINQIAIPDKLNLFGKKPWEIPHLDTLELWKFGDYKHFTSLKLLTKILGVPSPKGDIDGSQVAHVYYVEKDIDRIVTYCEKDTIAVAQIFLRLRREDLLIEEEIIHV
- a CDS encoding NAD-dependent epimerase/dehydratase family protein, with amino-acid sequence MTKISILGCGWLGLPLAKRLIEKGNSVNGSTTSENKLPILKDAGINPFLVTLESESVSENINAFLAESEVLIIDIPPKLRAVNPDSEKKVFVEKIKNLIPFVEKSSVKKVLFISSTSVYGDENDLITEETTPNPETESGKQLLLAEEMLQKNQNFKTTILRFGGLIGKDRHPVTSLSGKENLANADAPVNLIHQNDCINIIEEIINQSKWNEVFNASAPFHPTRKDYYTEKAKEQNLILPNFSAEKSNSRKVISSKKIETVLDYQFKLENY
- a CDS encoding methylated-DNA--[protein]-cysteine S-methyltransferase yields the protein METVYINSPLGITKIIGDTNGISVISVSDVGTNEISETIPEVLKDAVSQLDEYFKGKRTDFNLKLNPKGTEFQQKVWKALLEIPYGKTVSYMDQTKKLGDIKAIRAVASANGKNPLWIVVPCHRVIGTNGSLTGYAGEIWRKKWLLEHESPTAQQSLF